In Thauera aromatica K172, one DNA window encodes the following:
- a CDS encoding toprim domain-containing protein: MRDAITGTIDQFCAAMRDADITPPDVIEADGQLHRYHVQGDKAGSRNGYFVLHFDGRPAGMFGNWKTGLRSTWAADGKRMSNAERETFSRLIEAARLKAQAERRAEHEARAIEARAEWAAAAPADPAHPYLTRKGVRPHNLRQRGGLLIVPLFDAFGLLWNVQRIQADGGKRFKSGRAGGLFSPIGDFTNPATILLAEGWATGATLHQETGHPVLCAMNAGNLLPVATAARSAWAGAELVICADNDRQTEGNPGVTYATAAAKATGAKLILPEFPEGVPGSDFNDLAMLRRKGGRHE, from the coding sequence ATGCGCGATGCCATCACCGGCACCATCGACCAGTTTTGCGCCGCCATGCGTGACGCGGACATCACGCCGCCTGACGTGATCGAGGCTGATGGGCAACTGCATCGCTACCACGTCCAGGGCGACAAGGCCGGAAGCCGAAATGGCTACTTCGTCCTGCACTTCGACGGGCGACCCGCTGGCATGTTCGGCAACTGGAAAACCGGCCTGCGCTCCACTTGGGCGGCGGACGGCAAGCGCATGTCCAATGCCGAGCGCGAGACGTTCTCCAGGCTGATCGAGGCGGCGCGGCTGAAGGCGCAAGCCGAGCGGCGGGCGGAGCACGAAGCGCGGGCCATCGAGGCGCGGGCGGAATGGGCCGCTGCGGCACCGGCTGACCCGGCGCACCCGTACCTGACCCGAAAGGGCGTAAGGCCACACAACCTGCGCCAGCGCGGCGGGCTGCTGATCGTCCCGCTGTTCGATGCCTTCGGCCTGCTGTGGAATGTCCAGCGCATCCAGGCGGACGGCGGCAAGCGGTTCAAGTCGGGCCGGGCGGGTGGCCTGTTCTCTCCGATTGGCGACTTCACCAACCCGGCAACGATCCTGCTCGCGGAAGGATGGGCGACCGGCGCAACGCTGCACCAGGAAACCGGGCATCCGGTGCTGTGCGCGATGAACGCGGGCAACCTGCTGCCGGTGGCGACGGCGGCGCGTTCCGCCTGGGCTGGTGCTGAACTGGTGATCTGCGCGGACAACGACCGCCAGACCGAAGGCAATCCGGGCGTGACGTATGCGACCGCTGCGGCGAAGGCGACCGGGGCGAAGCTGATCTTGCCGGAGTTCCCCGAGGGCGTGCCGGGTTCCGATTTCAACGACTTGGCGATGCTCCGTCGCAAAGGGGGCCGTCATGAGTGA
- a CDS encoding MBL fold metallo-hydrolase, producing the protein MDESDTRRAARAGGEAPAAGSPAGAGRVDIGVCRSLRITCISETGWHDTGALLGDIKAAGGMQANQWETAWRPGNGAGSASLIEIETVDGDGYRILLDTGWDPDYMAERFAATGVDVLLRRGEIDLLLVSHEHFDHFWGLEAVLRLRPDIAIALPASLRDEGRAFLRGGAFAPAGARNGIAHTGRLLWHGADEVHRLADGVAAVAFDLPIALGVRGEQSLYVNVAGKGIVCITGCCHQGVERFAQFARDRLAGGERLHGLYGGLHLAPFGPLDDAAQAAIRNLAEYGFERIACNHCTGAAAVEKMIELGYPVARGSGGSGSAGERYIGNGDQLRFGCGIEDATTRAASCCTNRR; encoded by the coding sequence ATGGACGAATCGGATACGCGGCGCGCGGCACGGGCGGGGGGCGAGGCGCCGGCCGCGGGCAGCCCGGCCGGCGCCGGGCGGGTCGATATCGGCGTCTGCCGGTCGCTGCGCATCACCTGCATTTCCGAAACCGGCTGGCACGACACCGGCGCGTTGCTCGGCGACATCAAGGCGGCTGGCGGAATGCAGGCGAACCAGTGGGAGACCGCCTGGCGACCAGGCAACGGCGCCGGCAGCGCGAGCCTGATCGAGATCGAGACGGTGGATGGGGACGGGTACCGGATCCTGCTCGATACCGGCTGGGACCCGGACTACATGGCCGAGCGCTTCGCCGCGACCGGCGTCGATGTGCTGCTGCGCCGAGGTGAAATCGACCTGTTGCTGGTTTCGCACGAGCACTTCGATCATTTCTGGGGGCTGGAAGCGGTGCTGCGACTGCGGCCGGACATCGCCATCGCGCTGCCGGCGAGCCTGCGCGACGAAGGGCGGGCCTTCCTGCGCGGAGGGGCGTTCGCCCCCGCCGGCGCGCGCAACGGCATTGCCCACACCGGCCGGCTGCTCTGGCACGGCGCGGACGAAGTGCATCGGCTGGCCGACGGCGTCGCTGCGGTCGCCTTCGATCTGCCGATCGCGCTCGGCGTGCGCGGCGAGCAGTCGCTGTACGTCAATGTCGCCGGCAAGGGCATCGTCTGCATCACCGGCTGCTGCCATCAGGGGGTCGAGCGTTTCGCGCAGTTCGCGCGCGACCGCCTGGCCGGTGGCGAGCGCCTCCACGGCCTGTATGGCGGCCTGCACCTCGCCCCGTTCGGGCCGCTCGACGATGCGGCGCAGGCGGCGATCCGGAACCTGGCCGAATACGGTTTCGAGCGGATCGCCTGCAACCACTGCACCGGCGCGGCGGCGGTGGAAAAGATGATCGAACTGGGCTACCCGGTGGCGCGCGGCAGCGGCGGTTCCGGCTCGGCAGGCGAGCGCTACATCGGCAACGGCGACCAGCTCCGCTTCGGCTGCGGGATTGAAGACGCAACGACACGAGCTGCTTCGTGCTGCACCAACCGGAGGTGA
- a CDS encoding PIN domain-containing protein translates to MPSVDTNVLVRYLVRDDSEQYRQAVACIQGALAAGECIHLTRTVILELEWVLRSRYRFDKTTVLTTLRALLEARNVSFEAEGAVEYACYLYDHGAADFADALHLACCSAEQALPFLTFDEKAARLAGARRVAATS, encoded by the coding sequence ATGCCCTCGGTCGATACCAACGTCCTCGTGCGCTATCTGGTACGCGATGACTCGGAGCAGTACCGGCAAGCCGTCGCGTGCATCCAGGGCGCGCTTGCTGCGGGCGAGTGCATCCACCTCACCCGGACCGTGATCCTGGAGCTCGAATGGGTGCTGAGGTCACGGTACCGTTTCGACAAGACGACGGTCCTCACGACGCTGCGCGCACTTCTGGAGGCGAGGAATGTGTCGTTCGAGGCGGAAGGGGCGGTCGAGTATGCATGCTATCTGTATGACCACGGTGCCGCCGATTTTGCCGATGCGCTGCATCTTGCCTGTTGCAGCGCAGAGCAGGCGCTGCCCTTTCTGACCTTCGACGAGAAGGCGGCCCGGCTCGCGGGCGCACGCAGGGTGGCAGCCACGTCCTGA
- a CDS encoding helix-turn-helix domain-containing protein: protein MTTQNLKNLIAAGADLLDDHAAAAMLDVSPGTLSVWRSTGRYNLPFLKIGRKVRYRRADLEAWMASRLRESGATA from the coding sequence ATGACAACTCAAAACCTGAAAAACCTGATCGCTGCTGGCGCTGATCTGCTCGATGATCACGCCGCAGCGGCGATGCTCGACGTGTCCCCTGGCACCCTGAGCGTGTGGCGCTCGACCGGCCGCTACAACCTGCCGTTTCTCAAGATTGGCCGCAAGGTGCGCTACCGCCGTGCCGACCTTGAAGCGTGGATGGCGTCCCGCCTGCGTGAATCTGGCGCAACGGCATAA
- a CDS encoding DUF3427 domain-containing protein, whose protein sequence is MTSSICYYDKNAAHFAEDTLSVDMSELRSRFLAHVPMGGLILDAGCGAGRDSKAFLEAGFRVRAFDASAELVRLAQIHIGQPVAVRRFEDVTERSHYDGIWACASLLHVVDADLPFMLARLWAGLKPGGVFYLSFKYGEGERHDGERHFTDATEERLGEWSAGLPEVESVECWITRDQRPERSEKWLNGLLRRKTIPTGRLFTGDPQHPLLSQLCRSIARADEIDLAVSFVQPSGLRLLLPDLHDALARQAAESRLPARVRILTSDYLDITDPKALRLLVLLQGQGAQVRIFEARGCSFHLKTYLFTHFAEQSELHGTVFVGSSNISRSALTDGLEWNYRVDYPGDDGFLEARARFEEIFHDSRTFELTDAWIDRYEMRRLPPRPAELSVDDNEKPPTPTPIQNEALAALTHTRREGYRRGLVVLATGLGKTWLAAFDAEQMGARRVLFVAHREEILNQAADTFVRIRPRAHVGFYMGQTRDTQVDVLCASVQTLGRNAHLERFAPQHFDYIVVDEFHHAAAPTYRRLLAHFAPQFLLGLTATPDRTDQSDILSLCDDNLVFDRNLFAGIEAGLLAPFHYYGIWDESVNYKEIPWRNGRFDPDRLSNKLATLARARHALEEWRKRAQQRTLAFCVSIRHAEFMATQFRLQGIEAAAVYAGSELARGEALEQLADGRLAVIFSVDLFNEGVDLPAIDTVLMLRPTESKILFLQQLGRGLRRAEGKERLVVLDFIGNHHSFLHKPQALGQIGSAYKQLAEFARKIEARRLELPTGCYINFELELIDFLKSLDGDGIARDYEALREGLGRRLTLAEFYRSGANLGRMRKEYVSWFGLVQAMADLDEAESAILDTHQGMLCELETTSMTKSFKMVLLEAFQELDGWRIAPALAQLAERSWQIMQRRRPLLADLPDTLEDTQDGTSVGWQRYWRDNPVNAWIGGNQAAGKSNLFRTRNDHFEPSFQVVPEQQETLTEMVQELIDYRLAAYEARRASTTIPDNVIPFRRERPEGGELPYFPNLRIACGHFRTASTDAEEHRRIGSGYGRLDPTRHFIARASGNSMNGGKHPIRDGDYLLLELVSPTSAGSITGSIMAIERQGRAGDDQYLLRVVTKHRDGSYVLVANNPDYEDIHVTPEMADELRTLARLKAVIDPLDLAVGESFMREDIPALFDEVFNPGNWNSGHVVLPERNAHVLLVTLNKQGKSEDHRYLDRWVDEHTFQWSSQNSTTPESKRGREVIEHEKMGITLHLFVRETKLSGGKAAPFMYCGRGRYKAHNGSAPMSVLLEVG, encoded by the coding sequence ATGACCTCCTCCATCTGCTACTACGACAAGAACGCAGCCCACTTTGCCGAGGACACGCTGAGCGTGGACATGTCGGAGCTGCGCAGCCGTTTCCTCGCGCACGTCCCAATGGGCGGGCTGATCCTCGATGCTGGCTGCGGAGCGGGGCGTGACAGTAAAGCCTTTCTGGAAGCGGGTTTTCGGGTGCGTGCTTTTGATGCGTCTGCCGAACTTGTCCGCCTTGCGCAGATTCACATCGGACAACCGGTAGCGGTGCGCCGCTTCGAGGACGTCACCGAACGCAGTCACTACGATGGCATATGGGCGTGCGCTAGTCTGCTGCATGTTGTTGACGCCGACCTGCCATTTATGCTCGCACGCTTGTGGGCGGGCCTCAAGCCGGGCGGTGTGTTCTATCTCAGCTTCAAGTACGGCGAAGGTGAACGCCACGACGGCGAGCGCCACTTCACTGACGCGACCGAGGAACGACTCGGTGAATGGAGCGCTGGTCTGCCGGAAGTGGAGTCAGTTGAATGTTGGATCACGCGGGATCAACGACCCGAGCGCAGCGAGAAATGGCTCAATGGACTGCTGCGGCGCAAAACGATACCCACCGGCCGGCTCTTCACCGGTGATCCGCAGCATCCGCTGCTGTCTCAGCTCTGCCGCTCCATCGCGCGCGCGGACGAGATTGACCTCGCGGTGTCCTTCGTGCAGCCGAGCGGCCTGCGCCTGCTGCTGCCTGACCTGCACGACGCTCTTGCCCGCCAGGCTGCGGAATCGAGATTGCCGGCGCGCGTCCGCATCCTCACCAGCGACTACCTCGATATCACCGACCCGAAGGCATTGCGACTGCTGGTTTTGTTGCAGGGACAAGGCGCCCAAGTGCGAATATTCGAGGCACGCGGGTGCAGCTTCCACCTCAAGACCTACCTCTTCACTCACTTTGCGGAGCAGAGCGAGTTGCACGGAACCGTCTTCGTCGGTTCCAGCAACATCAGTCGTTCTGCGCTGACCGATGGGCTGGAGTGGAACTACCGCGTCGACTACCCCGGCGATGACGGTTTTCTTGAGGCACGGGCCCGCTTCGAAGAGATCTTCCACGACTCACGCACGTTCGAGCTCACTGACGCCTGGATCGACCGCTACGAAATGCGCCGCCTGCCGCCGCGTCCCGCCGAGCTGAGTGTCGACGATAACGAAAAACCGCCCACCCCGACGCCGATTCAGAACGAAGCCCTCGCAGCGCTCACCCACACCCGCCGCGAGGGTTATCGGCGTGGCCTCGTCGTGCTTGCCACGGGCCTCGGAAAGACCTGGCTCGCTGCCTTCGACGCTGAGCAGATGGGGGCCCGCCGAGTACTCTTCGTCGCCCATCGCGAGGAGATCCTCAACCAGGCCGCTGATACCTTTGTGCGCATCCGCCCCCGCGCGCACGTTGGCTTTTACATGGGGCAGACCCGCGACACCCAGGTCGACGTGCTGTGCGCTTCGGTGCAGACGCTCGGCCGTAATGCTCATCTTGAGCGCTTCGCGCCGCAGCACTTCGACTACATCGTCGTCGACGAATTTCACCACGCTGCAGCGCCCACCTATCGGCGGTTGCTAGCCCATTTCGCGCCGCAATTCCTGCTTGGGCTTACTGCTACACCGGATCGCACCGACCAGTCGGATATTCTGTCTTTATGCGACGACAACCTCGTCTTCGACCGCAACCTGTTTGCGGGTATAGAAGCCGGGCTGCTTGCGCCCTTTCATTACTACGGGATCTGGGACGAGTCGGTCAATTACAAGGAGATCCCCTGGCGCAACGGCCGCTTTGACCCGGACAGGCTGTCGAACAAACTGGCAACCCTCGCCCGCGCCCGTCATGCCCTCGAGGAATGGCGTAAGCGTGCCCAGCAGCGAACCCTTGCCTTCTGCGTGTCGATTCGCCACGCAGAGTTCATGGCGACGCAGTTCCGCCTGCAAGGCATCGAAGCTGCCGCCGTCTACGCCGGCTCCGAACTCGCACGCGGTGAAGCGCTGGAGCAACTCGCCGACGGTCGGCTTGCGGTGATTTTCTCGGTCGATCTTTTCAACGAAGGTGTTGATCTACCCGCGATCGACACCGTCCTGATGCTGCGGCCCACCGAATCGAAAATTCTCTTCCTGCAACAACTCGGCCGTGGCCTGCGCCGGGCTGAAGGCAAGGAGCGCCTGGTGGTGCTCGACTTCATCGGCAACCACCACAGCTTCCTGCATAAGCCGCAGGCGCTCGGACAGATCGGTAGCGCGTACAAGCAGTTGGCCGAGTTCGCGCGGAAGATTGAAGCTCGCCGGCTCGAGCTGCCAACGGGCTGCTACATCAATTTTGAACTGGAGTTGATTGACTTCCTCAAGTCGCTCGATGGGGATGGTATCGCCCGCGACTACGAGGCCCTGCGTGAGGGGCTGGGGCGTCGCCTGACGCTGGCGGAGTTTTATCGCAGCGGCGCCAACCTTGGGCGAATGCGGAAGGAATACGTGAGTTGGTTCGGGCTCGTGCAAGCAATGGCGGATCTCGACGAGGCAGAATCCGCCATCCTCGATACCCACCAAGGCATGCTGTGCGAACTCGAAACCACCTCGATGACCAAAAGCTTCAAGATGGTCCTGCTCGAAGCCTTCCAGGAACTCGACGGCTGGCGTATTGCGCCTGCCCTCGCGCAACTTGCCGAACGCTCATGGCAGATTATGCAACGCCGCCGGCCGTTGCTCGCGGACCTTCCCGACACCCTCGAGGACACCCAAGACGGAACGAGTGTCGGCTGGCAACGCTACTGGCGCGACAATCCGGTGAATGCCTGGATCGGCGGCAACCAAGCTGCGGGGAAAAGCAACCTGTTCCGCACTCGAAACGATCACTTCGAGCCCTCTTTCCAGGTCGTGCCCGAACAGCAGGAAACGCTGACGGAAATGGTGCAGGAGCTGATCGACTATCGCCTTGCCGCCTATGAAGCGCGGCGCGCGTCTACGACCATCCCCGACAACGTGATCCCCTTCCGGCGTGAACGTCCGGAAGGGGGCGAGCTTCCCTATTTCCCCAATCTGCGCATCGCTTGCGGCCACTTCCGTACCGCAAGCACCGACGCTGAAGAGCATCGCCGCATAGGTTCCGGCTACGGCCGCCTCGACCCTACCCGCCACTTTATCGCCCGCGCGTCGGGCAATTCGATGAACGGCGGCAAGCACCCGATCCGCGACGGCGACTATCTGCTCCTCGAACTCGTCAGTCCGACCAGCGCCGGCTCGATTACCGGCAGCATCATGGCGATCGAGCGTCAGGGTCGAGCAGGGGACGATCAATATCTTCTGCGCGTCGTCACCAAACACCGTGATGGCAGCTACGTCCTCGTTGCCAATAATCCGGATTACGAAGACATCCATGTCACGCCCGAAATGGCCGACGAACTACGCACACTCGCGCGCCTGAAGGCAGTCATTGATCCGCTTGATCTTGCTGTGGGCGAATCCTTCATGCGCGAGGACATTCCAGCGTTGTTCGACGAGGTCTTCAACCCCGGAAACTGGAACAGCGGGCATGTTGTGCTACCCGAGCGGAACGCTCACGTGCTCCTCGTTACCCTCAACAAGCAGGGCAAGTCGGAAGATCACCGCTACCTGGATCGGTGGGTCGACGAGCACACGTTCCAATGGTCGAGCCAGAACTCGACGACGCCGGAGAGCAAGCGCGGCCGGGAGGTTATCGAGCACGAGAAAATGGGTATCACGCTACATCTTTTCGTGCGAGAAACGAAGTTGTCAGGCGGTAAGGCAGCGCCATTCATGTATTGCGGAAGGGGTCGGTACAAGGCACACAACGGGAGCGCGCCGATGAGCGTTTTGCTTGAAGTGGGATAA
- a CDS encoding tyrosine-type recombinase/integrase, which yields MTTETRIKFGKTALQSLELPESGKRLTIYDTETPKLALRVTATGTKTFYVVKRAGASVAWVKLGIFPDMTVEQARKAAAQALGEFASGANPAAARRAFKAELTLTEFFAEYATRHGEKKRAWAADQQRFRDYLQKPMGNCKLSEIDRAMIAKVLSGAEKAGKSVATVRNIRALASGLFGKAVEWGYLDYNPAQGVKVAGKKVSRDRFLQADELPRFFAAVAEEDPAMRDFILLALLTGARRANLCAMHWRELDLSSGVWRIPRTKNDEPQNVTLCPEAVAILEARKDSTGGGFVFPSKSASGHMVEPQKAVIRVMARAEIPYGRDVPNGVTLHDLRRTLGSWQARTGASLAIIGKSLNHKSPQATAIYARLDLDPVRQSVNTATAAMLEAAGLKDKADVVTLPTKRSAA from the coding sequence GTGACAACGGAAACCAGGATCAAATTCGGCAAGACGGCGCTTCAGTCGTTGGAGCTTCCCGAGTCGGGCAAGCGGCTGACGATCTACGACACCGAGACACCCAAGCTGGCGCTGAGAGTGACGGCGACAGGCACCAAGACCTTCTATGTCGTGAAGCGGGCGGGCGCATCGGTGGCCTGGGTGAAGCTGGGCATCTTCCCTGACATGACCGTGGAGCAAGCGCGCAAAGCGGCGGCGCAGGCGCTTGGCGAGTTCGCCAGCGGCGCAAACCCCGCGGCGGCGCGGCGGGCGTTCAAGGCTGAACTGACGTTGACCGAGTTCTTCGCCGAGTACGCCACCCGGCACGGCGAAAAAAAGCGCGCATGGGCTGCTGACCAGCAACGGTTCCGCGACTACCTGCAAAAGCCGATGGGCAACTGCAAGCTGTCGGAGATCGACCGGGCCATGATTGCCAAGGTGCTGAGTGGCGCTGAGAAAGCGGGCAAGTCCGTGGCGACCGTGCGCAACATCCGGGCGCTCGCATCGGGCCTGTTTGGCAAAGCGGTGGAGTGGGGCTATCTCGACTACAACCCGGCGCAAGGGGTGAAGGTGGCGGGCAAGAAGGTTTCCCGCGACCGCTTCCTGCAAGCCGACGAACTGCCGCGATTCTTTGCGGCGGTGGCCGAGGAAGATCCTGCCATGCGCGACTTCATCCTGCTGGCGCTGCTCACGGGCGCGAGGCGGGCGAACCTGTGCGCAATGCACTGGCGCGAACTTGATCTGTCGTCGGGCGTGTGGCGCATCCCGCGCACCAAGAATGATGAGCCGCAGAACGTGACCCTTTGCCCGGAGGCGGTGGCGATCCTTGAGGCGCGGAAGGATTCGACGGGCGGTGGGTTCGTGTTCCCCAGCAAGAGCGCGTCCGGGCACATGGTGGAGCCGCAGAAGGCGGTGATTCGCGTCATGGCGCGGGCAGAAATCCCCTACGGGCGCGACGTGCCGAACGGGGTAACGCTGCATGATCTGCGACGCACGCTTGGAAGCTGGCAGGCGCGAACCGGCGCATCCCTGGCGATCATCGGCAAGAGCCTGAATCACAAATCCCCGCAGGCGACGGCGATCTATGCACGACTCGACCTTGATCCTGTTCGCCAGTCCGTGAATACCGCGACCGCTGCCATGCTGGAAGCAGCGGGGCTGAAGGACAAGGCTGATGTGGTGACGCTGCCGACGAAGCGGAGTGCGGCATGA
- a CDS encoding AbrB/MazE/SpoVT family DNA-binding domain-containing protein: MSLATLTSKGQVTIPIDVREALDLRPQDKVNFTVLPDGTVILRAKKRALEDMAGLLQAPEGGSVSTGDMKAWR, from the coding sequence ATGTCGCTCGCCACACTCACCAGCAAAGGGCAGGTGACCATCCCCATCGATGTGCGCGAAGCGCTCGACCTGCGGCCCCAGGACAAGGTGAACTTCACGGTGCTGCCTGACGGCACGGTCATCCTTCGGGCGAAGAAGCGCGCCCTGGAGGACATGGCCGGCCTGCTGCAGGCGCCCGAGGGGGGCAGCGTGAGCACCGGCGACATGAAGGCCTGGCGCTGA
- a CDS encoding type II toxin-antitoxin system MqsA family antitoxin, with product MKCPICKHGETKPGLTTVTLERGGMAVVFRGVPGEVCDNCGETFHDEAVTAALLRQAEEAAAAGVEVDIRRFAAAA from the coding sequence ATGAAATGCCCCATCTGCAAGCACGGTGAGACCAAGCCCGGACTGACGACCGTCACTCTTGAGCGCGGCGGCATGGCCGTGGTGTTCCGTGGCGTGCCCGGCGAGGTGTGCGACAACTGCGGCGAAACATTCCACGACGAAGCCGTGACCGCTGCACTGCTGCGCCAGGCCGAAGAAGCGGCGGCGGCGGGTGTGGAGGTCGATATTCGGCGGTTCGCTGCGGCGGCGTGA
- a CDS encoding DUF2442 domain-containing protein, with protein sequence MILHTTEVTPLPGYRLFLRFNNGAAGEVDLSAELEGEVFEPLRDPALFATASQHPVMRTVAWGNGADLAPEFLFELMQTQRGERAA encoded by the coding sequence ATGATCTTGCACACCACGGAGGTGACTCCGCTGCCGGGCTATCGTCTGTTCCTGCGCTTCAACAATGGCGCAGCGGGCGAAGTTGACCTGTCTGCCGAGTTGGAGGGCGAAGTGTTCGAGCCGCTGCGCGACCCGGCGCTGTTCGCCACCGCGAGCCAGCATCCCGTCATGCGGACGGTGGCCTGGGGCAATGGAGCCGATCTGGCACCGGAGTTTCTGTTCGAGCTGATGCAGACGCAGCGCGGCGAACGGGCTGCATGA
- a CDS encoding DUF4258 domain-containing protein: MRLIYRQHAVRRMFERSISTDDVAAALADGRVIEDYPTDTPYPSCLWLGYSNGKPLHIVFADNQDDDERIVITVYRPDPVLWADDFATRKPS; encoded by the coding sequence ATGAGGCTGATCTATCGCCAGCACGCGGTAAGGCGCATGTTCGAGCGCAGCATATCGACCGACGACGTAGCGGCGGCGCTGGCCGATGGGCGGGTGATCGAGGACTACCCGACCGACACCCCTTATCCAAGCTGTCTCTGGCTGGGGTACTCGAACGGCAAGCCGCTGCACATCGTTTTCGCAGACAACCAGGACGACGATGAGCGCATCGTCATCACCGTCTATCGACCCGACCCGGTGCTGTGGGCGGACGACTTCGCAACGAGGAAACCATCATGA